One stretch of Arachis hypogaea cultivar Tifrunner chromosome 20, arahy.Tifrunner.gnm2.J5K5, whole genome shotgun sequence DNA includes these proteins:
- the LOC112782655 gene encoding uncharacterized protein — protein sequence MTTVLVMQQVRRAKKENTTTSLAANPLLRKSSSKLVGKKKCNFNCSNRRVRRRLEPIEVSISSSSNDKNDTSNTSNDNLDGLIISRHNERDNENTSSSDESVSKFDVNALSPSDRLASQVTVTLTISLIVPNTENMMAATSNKPIPKTNANKLQNSEISPSERSEKQILIAFIHAQTPNVVNDLLADLESLNEAYACSMDTQKAIVESYSTIQSHPSTEQPHTTPPTTKIVDNSILLPLSQQLNVILSKPVLTLATDPQFKAQLSDILQTFSTTPHPETIDPLLAHLRKVYEDLYAKFSDSQAAISSCQQLTESLSKLKQDTSSFEAVKATLAVHITKAKDRAHELSEEIRYLEQQLTVKRGAKSRLDAALIKNEAQFAKASSMLDSSNAALQSLEEKMPSSQEAAKEVRNFQTALQAEVIRLKEIFET from the exons ATGACCACTGTTCTTGTAATGCAACAAGTGAGAAGAGCAAAAAAGG AGAACACAACTACCTCACTTGCCGCAAATCCTCTTTTGAGAAAGTCTTCTAGTAAGCTTGTAGGAAAAAAGAAATGCAATTTTAATTGCTCAAACCGTCGGGTAAGAAGAAGACTTGAACCAATTGAAGTTTCAATATCTTCAAGTAGTAATGATAAGAATGACACATCAAATACATCCAATGACAATCTTGATGGACTGATAATCTCTCGACACAATGAAAGGGACAACGAGAACACCTCGTCAAGTGATGAATCAGTCAGTAAATTCGATGTCAATGCTCTTAGCCCCAGTGACCGGCTTGCTTCTCAg GTCACTGTGACTCTTACCATTTCTTTAATCGTGCCTAATACTGAAAATATGATGGCTGCCACATCTAATAAGCCTATACCCAAAACCAATGCAAATAAG CTTCAAAATTCTGAAATCTCCCCAAGTGAGCGGTCAGAAAAACAAATACTCATCGCTTTCATCCATGCTCAGACCCCTAATGTAGTGAATGATTTATTGGCTGATTTAGAAAGTCTAAATGAAGCATATGCATGTAGTATGGATACACAGAAGGCCATAGTTGAATCTTATTCTACCATTCAAAGTCACCCTTCAACAGAGCAGCCCCATACTACACCTCCCACAACCAAGATTGTTGACAATTCCATCCTGCTTCCATTAAGCCAACAACTCAATGTCATTCTATCCAAACCTGTTTTGACACTTGCTACGGATCCGCAGTTTAAGGCTCAGCTTTCCGATATTCTTCAAACTTTTTCAACTACACCACATCCTGAGACTATTGATCCTTTGTTGGCTCACTTGCGGAAAGTTTATGAGGATCTTTATGCCAAATTTTCAGATTCTCAGGCAGCCATCTCATCGTGTCAACAATTAACTGAATCTCTTTCTAAATTGAAACAAGACACCTCCTCTTTTGAGGCTGTCAAAGCTACCCTGGCTGTCCATATTACAAAAGCTAAAGATCGGGCTCATGAGCTATCTGAGGAGATTCGATACTTAGAACAACAGCTGACTGTCAAGAGAGGAGCAAAAAGTAGGCTGGACGCTGCTTTGATAAAGAATGAGGCTCAATTTGCCAAAGCAAGTAGCATGCTTGACAGTAGCAATGCAGCCTTACAGTCACTTGAAGAGAAGATGCCCTCCTCACAGGAAGCTGCCAAAGAAGTCAGGAACTTCCAAACCGCTCTCCAAGCTGAAGTTATTCGCTTGAAGGAGATCTTTGAAACCTAG